One Suricata suricatta isolate VVHF042 chromosome X, meerkat_22Aug2017_6uvM2_HiC, whole genome shotgun sequence genomic region harbors:
- the ARHGAP4 gene encoding rho GTPase-activating protein 4 isoform X1, which yields MAAHGKLRRERGQQAEYEAQVKEMRWQLSEQLRCLELQGELRRELLQELAEFMRRRAEVELEYSRGLDKLAERFSGRGGRLGGGGREHQNFRKEPSLLSPLHCWAVLLQQTRQQSRESAALSEVLAGPLAQRLSHIAEDVGRIVKKSKDLEQQLQEELLEVVLELQTAKKTYHVYHMESVNAEAKLREAERQEEKRAGRTAAAASAATNEAGPVRKTSLKKGGRLVEKRQAKFLEHKLKCTKARNEYLLSLASVNAAVSNYYLHDVLDLMDCCDTGFHLALGQVLRTYTAAETRTQASQMQGLGSLEEAVEALDPPGDKAKVLEVHAAAFCPPLRFDYQPHEGDEVAELQVEMELRDEILPRAQNIQSRLDRQTIETEEVSKTLKATLQALLEVVASEDGDVPDSFQASPSTESLKSTSSDPGPRQAGRRRGQQQETETFYITKLQEYLSGRSILAKLQAKHEKLQEAIQRGDKEEREVSWTQYTQRKLQKSRQPRPSSQYNQKLFGGDMEKFIQSSGQPVPLVVESCVRFINLNGLQHEGIFRVSGAQLRVTEIRDAFERGEDPLVEGCTAHDLDSVAGVLKLYFRSLDPPLFPPDLFRDLLASAELEVVAERAELVSQLLAQLPGPVLVVLRYLFTFLNHLAQYSDENMMDPYNLAVCFGPTLLPVPAGQDPVALQGRVNQLVQTLIVQPSKVFPSVTLLPGPVYEKCMAPPSTSCLGDAHLESLAGENEPELEAVTPAQEDNLEGVIEAVACFAYTGRTAQELTFQRGDVLRLLERASGDWWRGERAGTRGLIPHKYITLPAGAEKQAAGQGPQATGEPLSSPDVLLATEFVHRPEPCTPPEAPLGTPGGPSGHRRPCLVPASPERYVEIDKAVAQTMDSVFKELLGKTSTRQGVGPTAGHSPSPVPSSLKPPACGRLGKNKVFSRGSGAPAPTAPHSQGLDSPLKH from the exons ATGGCCGCGCACGGGAAGCTGCGCCGGGAGCGGGGGCAGCAGGCTGAGTATGAGGCGCAAGTCAAAG AGATGCGCTGGCAGCTGAGTGAGCAGCTGCGCTGCCTGGAGCTGCAGGGCGAGCTGCGGCGGGAGCTGCTGCAGGAGCTGGCCGAGTTCATGCGGCGGCGCGCCGAGGTGGAGCTGGAGTACTCGCGGGGCCTGGACAAGCTGGCCGAGCGCTTCTCCGGCCGCGGCGGCCGCCTGGGGGGCGGCGGCCGGGAGCATCAGAACTTCCG GAAGGAGCCATCCCTGCTGTCGCCCCTGCACTGCTGGGCTGTGTTGCTGCAGCAGACGCGGCAGCAGAGCCGGGAGAGCGCGGCCCTCAGCGAGGTGCTGGCCGGGCCCCTGGCCCAGCGCCTGAGTCACATCGCAGAGGATGTGGGGCGCATAGTCAAGAAG AGCAAGGATCTGGAGCAGCAGCTGCAGGAGGAACTCCTGGAGGTGGTGTTGGAGCTTCAGACG GCCAAGAAGACGTACCATGTGTACCACATGGAGAGTGTGAATGCTGAGGCCAAGCTCCGGGAAGCTGAGCGGCAGGAGGAGAAGCGGGCGGGCCGCACCGCCGCCGCCGCTAGCGCGGCCACCAATGAGGCGGGCCCTGTCCGCAAGACCTCCCTCAAGAAGGGAGGGCGGCTGGTGGAAAAG CGTCAGGCCAAGTTCTTGGAGCACAAACTCAAGTGCACAAAGGCTCGCAACGAGTACCTGCTCAGCCTGGCCAGTGTCAATGCCGCCGTCAGCAACTACTACTTGCATGACGTGTTGGATCTCATGGAT TGCTGTGACACAGGGTTCCACTTAGCCCTGGGCCAGGTGCTCCGGACCTACACGGCTGCTGAGACCCGCACCCAGGCCTCCCAGATGCAGGGCCTGGGCAGCCTGGAAGAGGCAGTGGAGGCCCTGGATCCTCCGGGCGACAAGGCCAAGGTGCTAGAGGTGCACGCAGCCGCCTTCTGTCCCCCGCTGCGTTTTGACTACCAGCCCCACGAGGGCGATGAG GTGGCTGAGCTCCAGGTGGAGATGGAGCTGCGGGACGAGATTCTGCCCAGAGCCCAGAATATCCAGAGCCGCCTGGACCGCCAGACCATCGAGACGGAGGAG GTGAGCAAGACTCTGAAGGCCACACTGCAGGCCTTGCTGGAGGTGGTGGCATCGGAAGATGGGGACGTGCCTGACTCTTTCCAAGCCAGCCCCTCCACCGAGTCCCTCAAGTCCACCAGCTCGGATCCAGGGCCTCGGCAGGCTGGCCGGAGGCGTGGCCAGCAGCAGGAGACTGAGACCTTCTACATCACG AAGCTCCAGGAGTACCTGAGTGGACGAAGCATCCTTGCCAAGCTGCAGGCCAAGCATGAGAAACTGCAGGAGGCCATTCAGCGAG GTGACAAGGAGGAGCGGGAGGTGTCTTG GACCCAGTACACACAGAGGAAACTCCAGAAGAGCCGCCAGCCCCGCCCCAGCTCCCAGTATAACCAGAAACTCTTCGGGGGAGACATGGAAAAGTTTATCCAG agctCAGGCCAGCCTGTGCCCCTGGTGGTGGAGAGCTGTGTCCGCTTTATTAACCTGAATG GCTTGCAGCATGAGGGCATCTTCCGGGTATCAGGTGCCCAGCTCCGGGTCACAGAGATCCGTGACGCTTTCGAGAGAG GGGAGGACCCACTGGTGGAAGGCTGTACGGCCCATGACCTGGACTCTGTGGCGGGGGTGCTCAAACTCTACTTCCGGAGCCTAGACCCCCCGCTCTTCCCACCGGACCTGTTCAGAGACCTGCTGGCTTCTGCAG AGCTGGAGGTCGTGGCGGAGCGGGCGGAGCTCGTGAGCCAGCTGCTGGCCCAGCTGCCTGGCCCGGTGCTGGTGGTCCTCCGCTACCTCTTCACCTTCCTCAACCA CCTGGCGCAGTACAGCGACGAGAACATGATGGACCCCTACAACCTGGCCGTGTGCTTCGGGCCAACGCTGCTGCCGGTGCCCGCGGGGCAGGACCCTGTGGCCCTGCAGGGCCGGGTGAACCAGCTGGTGCAGACGCTCATCGTGCAGCCGTCGAAGGTGTTCCCCTCCGTGACCCTGCTCCCTGGCCCGGTCTACGAGAAGTGCATGGCGCCACCTTCCACCAGCTGCCTGGG GGACGCCCACCTGGAAAGCCTGGCGGGGGAGAATGAGCCGGAGCTGGAAGCCGTTACGCCTGCCCAGGAGGACA ACCTGGAGGGGGTCATAGAGGCTGTGGCCTGCTTTGCCTACACGGGCCGCACGGCCCAGGAGCTGACCTTCCAGCGCGGGGACGTGCTGCGGCTGCTCGAGCGGGCCTCGGGTGACTGGTGGCGGGGCGAGCGAGCAGGCACCCGGGGACTCATCCCGCACAAGTACATCACGCTGCCTGCGGG TGCAGAGAAGCAGGCGGCCGGCCAGGGGCCACAGGCTACAGGGGAGCCGCTGAGCAGTCCAGACGTCCTCTTGGCCACGGAATTTGTCCACCG GCCAGAGCCATGCACCCCACCTGAGGCCCCTCTGGGCACACCCGGGGGGCCCTCTGGGCACAGACGGCCCTGCTTGGTCCCTGCCTCCCCGGAGCGATACGTAGAGATAGACAAG GCTGTGGCGCAGACCATGGACTCTGTGTTCAAGGAGCTCTTAGGAAAGACCTCCACCCGCCAGGGCGTCGGGCCCACGGCCGGCCACTCCCCCAGCCCCGTGCCCAGCAGCCTGAAGCCTCCAGCCTGCGGCCGCCTTGGCAAGAACAAAGTCTTTTCCCGTGGCTCCGGGGCCCCGGCACCCACAGCGCCCCATTCTCAGGGCCTGGACTCGCCCCTCAAGCATTGA
- the ARHGAP4 gene encoding rho GTPase-activating protein 4 isoform X2, with amino-acid sequence MAAHGKLRRERGQQAEYEAQVKEMRWQLSEQLRCLELQGELRRELLQELAEFMRRRAEVELEYSRGLDKLAERFSGRGGRLGGGGREHQNFRKEPSLLSPLHCWAVLLQQTRQQSRESAALSEVLAGPLAQRLSHIAEDVGRIVKKSKDLEQQLQEELLEVVLELQTAKKTYHVYHMESVNAEAKLREAERQEEKRAGRTAAAASAATNEAGPVRKTSLKKGGRLVEKRQAKFLEHKLKCTKARNEYLLSLASVNAAVSNYYLHDVLDLMDCCDTGFHLALGQVLRTYTAAETRTQASQMQGLGSLEEAVEALDPPGDKAKVLEVHAAAFCPPLRFDYQPHEGDEVAELQVEMELRDEILPRAQNIQSRLDRQTIETEEVSKTLKATLQALLEVVASEDGDVPDSFQASPSTESLKSTSSDPGPRQAGRRRGQQQETETFYITKLQEYLSGRSILAKLQAKHEKLQEAIQRGDKEEREVSWTQYTQRKLQKSRQPRPSSQYNQKLFGGDMEKFIQSSGQPVPLVVESCVRFINLNGLQHEGIFRVSGAQLRVTEIRDAFERGEDPLVEGCTAHDLDSVAGVLKLYFRSLDPPLFPPDLFRDLLASAELEVVAERAELVSQLLAQLPGPVLVVLRYLFTFLNHLAQYSDENMMDPYNLAVCFGPTLLPVPAGQDPVALQGRVNQLVQTLIVQPSKVFPSVTLLPGPVYEKCMAPPSTSCLGDAHLESLAGENEPELEAVTPAQEDNLEGVIEAVACFAYTGRTAQELTFQRGDVLRLLERASGDWWRGERAGTRGLIPHKYITLPAGAEKQAAGQGPQATGEPLSSPDVLLATEFVHRPEPCTPPEAPLGTPGGPSGHRRPCLVPASPERYVEIDKMLSLRRRLSSRLWRRPWTLCSRSS; translated from the exons ATGGCCGCGCACGGGAAGCTGCGCCGGGAGCGGGGGCAGCAGGCTGAGTATGAGGCGCAAGTCAAAG AGATGCGCTGGCAGCTGAGTGAGCAGCTGCGCTGCCTGGAGCTGCAGGGCGAGCTGCGGCGGGAGCTGCTGCAGGAGCTGGCCGAGTTCATGCGGCGGCGCGCCGAGGTGGAGCTGGAGTACTCGCGGGGCCTGGACAAGCTGGCCGAGCGCTTCTCCGGCCGCGGCGGCCGCCTGGGGGGCGGCGGCCGGGAGCATCAGAACTTCCG GAAGGAGCCATCCCTGCTGTCGCCCCTGCACTGCTGGGCTGTGTTGCTGCAGCAGACGCGGCAGCAGAGCCGGGAGAGCGCGGCCCTCAGCGAGGTGCTGGCCGGGCCCCTGGCCCAGCGCCTGAGTCACATCGCAGAGGATGTGGGGCGCATAGTCAAGAAG AGCAAGGATCTGGAGCAGCAGCTGCAGGAGGAACTCCTGGAGGTGGTGTTGGAGCTTCAGACG GCCAAGAAGACGTACCATGTGTACCACATGGAGAGTGTGAATGCTGAGGCCAAGCTCCGGGAAGCTGAGCGGCAGGAGGAGAAGCGGGCGGGCCGCACCGCCGCCGCCGCTAGCGCGGCCACCAATGAGGCGGGCCCTGTCCGCAAGACCTCCCTCAAGAAGGGAGGGCGGCTGGTGGAAAAG CGTCAGGCCAAGTTCTTGGAGCACAAACTCAAGTGCACAAAGGCTCGCAACGAGTACCTGCTCAGCCTGGCCAGTGTCAATGCCGCCGTCAGCAACTACTACTTGCATGACGTGTTGGATCTCATGGAT TGCTGTGACACAGGGTTCCACTTAGCCCTGGGCCAGGTGCTCCGGACCTACACGGCTGCTGAGACCCGCACCCAGGCCTCCCAGATGCAGGGCCTGGGCAGCCTGGAAGAGGCAGTGGAGGCCCTGGATCCTCCGGGCGACAAGGCCAAGGTGCTAGAGGTGCACGCAGCCGCCTTCTGTCCCCCGCTGCGTTTTGACTACCAGCCCCACGAGGGCGATGAG GTGGCTGAGCTCCAGGTGGAGATGGAGCTGCGGGACGAGATTCTGCCCAGAGCCCAGAATATCCAGAGCCGCCTGGACCGCCAGACCATCGAGACGGAGGAG GTGAGCAAGACTCTGAAGGCCACACTGCAGGCCTTGCTGGAGGTGGTGGCATCGGAAGATGGGGACGTGCCTGACTCTTTCCAAGCCAGCCCCTCCACCGAGTCCCTCAAGTCCACCAGCTCGGATCCAGGGCCTCGGCAGGCTGGCCGGAGGCGTGGCCAGCAGCAGGAGACTGAGACCTTCTACATCACG AAGCTCCAGGAGTACCTGAGTGGACGAAGCATCCTTGCCAAGCTGCAGGCCAAGCATGAGAAACTGCAGGAGGCCATTCAGCGAG GTGACAAGGAGGAGCGGGAGGTGTCTTG GACCCAGTACACACAGAGGAAACTCCAGAAGAGCCGCCAGCCCCGCCCCAGCTCCCAGTATAACCAGAAACTCTTCGGGGGAGACATGGAAAAGTTTATCCAG agctCAGGCCAGCCTGTGCCCCTGGTGGTGGAGAGCTGTGTCCGCTTTATTAACCTGAATG GCTTGCAGCATGAGGGCATCTTCCGGGTATCAGGTGCCCAGCTCCGGGTCACAGAGATCCGTGACGCTTTCGAGAGAG GGGAGGACCCACTGGTGGAAGGCTGTACGGCCCATGACCTGGACTCTGTGGCGGGGGTGCTCAAACTCTACTTCCGGAGCCTAGACCCCCCGCTCTTCCCACCGGACCTGTTCAGAGACCTGCTGGCTTCTGCAG AGCTGGAGGTCGTGGCGGAGCGGGCGGAGCTCGTGAGCCAGCTGCTGGCCCAGCTGCCTGGCCCGGTGCTGGTGGTCCTCCGCTACCTCTTCACCTTCCTCAACCA CCTGGCGCAGTACAGCGACGAGAACATGATGGACCCCTACAACCTGGCCGTGTGCTTCGGGCCAACGCTGCTGCCGGTGCCCGCGGGGCAGGACCCTGTGGCCCTGCAGGGCCGGGTGAACCAGCTGGTGCAGACGCTCATCGTGCAGCCGTCGAAGGTGTTCCCCTCCGTGACCCTGCTCCCTGGCCCGGTCTACGAGAAGTGCATGGCGCCACCTTCCACCAGCTGCCTGGG GGACGCCCACCTGGAAAGCCTGGCGGGGGAGAATGAGCCGGAGCTGGAAGCCGTTACGCCTGCCCAGGAGGACA ACCTGGAGGGGGTCATAGAGGCTGTGGCCTGCTTTGCCTACACGGGCCGCACGGCCCAGGAGCTGACCTTCCAGCGCGGGGACGTGCTGCGGCTGCTCGAGCGGGCCTCGGGTGACTGGTGGCGGGGCGAGCGAGCAGGCACCCGGGGACTCATCCCGCACAAGTACATCACGCTGCCTGCGGG TGCAGAGAAGCAGGCGGCCGGCCAGGGGCCACAGGCTACAGGGGAGCCGCTGAGCAGTCCAGACGTCCTCTTGGCCACGGAATTTGTCCACCG GCCAGAGCCATGCACCCCACCTGAGGCCCCTCTGGGCACACCCGGGGGGCCCTCTGGGCACAGACGGCCCTGCTTGGTCCCTGCCTCCCCGGAGCGATACGTAGAGATAGACAAG ATGCTGTCCCTTCGTCGTCGTCTCTCCTCCAGGCTGTGGCGCAGACCATGGACTCTGTGTTCAAGGAGCTCTTAG
- the AVPR2 gene encoding vasopressin V2 receptor, with protein sequence MLMASSTSAVPRPLSRPIPPGNDSKEELPNSRDPQLVQAELALLSTVFVAVAVSNGLVLGALARRGRRGRWAPMHVFIGHLCLADLAVALFQVLPQLAWDATDRFRGPDALCRAVKYLQMVGMYASSYMILAMTLDRHRAICRPMLAYRHGGGAHWNRPVLVAWAFSLILSLPQLFIFAKRDVGDGTGVVDCWARFVEPWGVRAYVTWIALMVFVAPALGIAACQVLIFREIHASLVPGPAERAGRCRGGHRTGSPGEGARVSAAMAKTVRMTLVIVIVYVLCWAPFFLVQLWSAWDPKAPREGPPFVLLMLLASLNSCTNPWIYASFSSSISSELRSLLCWARRRAPPSPGGPDESCATGNSSLAKDTSS encoded by the exons ATGCTCATGGCATCCAGCACATCTG ctgtGCCCCGGCCCCTCTCTCGACCTATTCCACCAGGCAACGACAGCAAGGAGGAGCTGCCGAACTCCCGGGACCCACAGCTAGTCCAGGCGGAGTTAGCCCTGCTCTCCACGGTGTTTGTGGCTGTGGCCGTGAGCAATGGCTTGGTGCTGGGCGCCCTGGCGCGCCGGGGTCGGCGGGGTCGCTGGGCGCCCATGCACGTCTTCATCGGCCACTTGTGCCTGGCCGACCTGGCTGTGGCTCTGTTCCAAGTACTGCCCCAGCTGGCATGGGATGCCACCGACCGCTTCCGTGGGCCTGATGCCCTGTGCCGGGCAGTAAAGTACCTGCAGATGGTGGGCATGTACGCCTCCTCCTACATGATCCTGGCCATGACGCTGGACCGCCACCGCGCCATCTGCCGCCCCATGCTGGCATACCGCCACGGAGGCGGAGCTCACTGGAACCGGCCGGTGCTGGTGGCCTGGGCCTTCTCGCTCATTCTCAGCCTGCCCCAGCTCTTCATCTTCGCCAAGCGTGACGTGGGAGATGGCACTGGGGTCGTTGACTGCTGGGCCCGCTTTGTCGAGCCCTGGGGCGTCCGAGCCTACGTCACCTGGATTGCCCTAATGGTGTTCGTGGCGCCTGCCCTGGGCATCGCCGCCTGCCAGGTGCTCATCTTCCGGGAGATTCACGCCAGCCTGGTGCCCGGGCCGGCAGAGAGGGCTGGGCGCTGCCGTGGAGGGCACCGGACAGGCAGTCCCGGTGAGGGGGCCCGGGTGTCGGCAGCCATGGCCAAGACCGTGAGAATGACACTGGTGATCGTGATTGTCTATGTGCTCTGCTGGGCGCCCTTCTTCCTCGTGCAGCTGTGGTCAGCGTGGGACCCCAAGGCACCCCGGGAAG GGCCCCCCTTTGTGCTGCTTATGTTGCTGGCCAGCCTCAACAGCTGCACCAACCCCTGGATCTACGCCTCCTTCAGCAGCAGCATCTCCTCGGAGCTGCGCAGCCTCCTCTGCTGGGCCCGGAGGCGGGCCCCACCCAGCCCGGGGGGCCCGGACGAGTCCTGTGCCACCGGCAACTCCTCCCTGGCCAAGGACACTTCCTCCTGA